A single Microtus ochrogaster isolate Prairie Vole_2 linkage group LG3, MicOch1.0, whole genome shotgun sequence DNA region contains:
- the LOC101985266 gene encoding vomeronasal type-1 receptor 90-like, with product MSSLNHIFYFQNGIGIFANVFLLLFYIFTILYHRPKHMDLISCQLTFIHTVMLLTGGVVWVTDIFESQNIDNDIKCKTAFYIHRVMRGLSICITCLLSVFQAVTISPSTSFLANFKLKLKKYIIYAFFYIWSLTSSFYSYLIFYVGGFTNVSETNQMKVTKYCSILPTNYLIRALNLTVTTSVDVFLVGVMLTTSAYMVIILFRHQRQHKYLHSLSHSRSSPEKKATQTILLLVTFFVVMYWVDFIFTSTAVLIWMYDPVILSVQKIVMNVYPTVTPLVQISSDNRIINILKNILSKYH from the coding sequence ATGTCCTCGCTAAAccatatcttttattttcaaaatggaatTGGAATTTTTGCCAAtgtatttctccttcttttttacattttcacaATTCTATATCACAGACCTAAGCACATGGACCTGATCTCTTGTCAACTGACCTTCATCCATACAGTAATGCTCCTCACTGGAGGAGTTGTTTGGGTTACAGACATATTTGAGTCACAGAACATTGACAATGACATCAAATGCAAGACAGCGTTTTACATACACAGGGTGATGAGAGGCCTCTCCATCTgcatcacctgcctcctgagtgtgttccAGGCTGTCACTATCAGTCCCAGTACCTCGTTCTTGGCGAACTTTAAACTTAAGCTAAAGAAGTACATAATCTATGCTTTCTTCTATATTTGGTCTCTCACTTCGTCATTTTATAGCTACCTGATCTTCTATGTAGGTGGTTTTACCAATGTGAGTGAGACCAATCAGATGAAGGTCACTAAATACTGTTCAATCTTACCCACGAACTACCTCATCAGGGCACTGAATTTAACAGTGACAACCTCCGTTGATGTATTTCTTGTAGGAGTTATGCTGACCACAAGTGCATACATGGTGATAATCTTGTTCAGACATCAGAGGCAACACAAGTATCTTCACAGCCTCAGCCACTCGAGATCATCCCCTGAGAAAAAGGCCACCCAGACCATCTTGCTGCTGGTGACTTTCTTTGTGGTCATGTACTGGGTGGACTTTATCTTCACATCCACTGCAGTCCTGATATGGATGTATGACCCAGTCATCCTGAGTGTTCAGAAGATTGTGATGAATGTTTATCCCACAGTCACTCCTTTGGTACAAATCAGTTCTGATAACAGAATAATCAATATACTGAAAAATATTCTGTCAAAATACCACTAG